One Solea solea chromosome 5, fSolSol10.1, whole genome shotgun sequence genomic window carries:
- the foxr1 gene encoding forkhead box protein R1, giving the protein MTLQLKTKTELFDLHCSVGLTDWDMDKELKLATTTDQFFHDDKLNEQYVIQRPSARASRRKDEFIWYDKTSDTFVKPNLWLLVNPDIACPIQCEPSTEVLQTPHEPTDEIQRPLLKPAQNQHPPSRQRRMFAPHHVSVKEALLHPVSSAATKRLRNKEDVSCRPAKNRRKGRTTKARESKNLKPGCWPRPPVNYCILIALALKSSHTGSLKVQQIYNFTREHFPFFQTAPDGWKNTIRHNLCFSNSFCKTCNQLCRDGKRKSCFWHLTMDGHRRLKDEIRALAGDSLKQLERSMSHPDIIWSLLAL; this is encoded by the exons ATGACTTTGCAGCTCAAAACCAAAACTGAGCTCTTTGACCTGCACTGCTCTGTAGGCCTGACAGACTGGGACATGGACAAGGAGCTGAAACTGGCAACTACAACTGACCAATTTTTCCAtg ATGACAAATTGAATGAGCAGTATGTTATCCAGAGGCCCTCAGCAAGAGCTTCCAGAAGAAAAGATGAGTTCATTTGGTATGATAAAACATCAG ACACCTTTGTGAAGCCGAACCTGTGGCTGTTGGTGAATCCCGACATTGCCTGCCCAATCCAGTGTGAACCGAGTACCGAGGTTCTGCAGACTCCCCATGAACCTACAGATGAAATCCAAAGGCCTCTGCTGAAGCCCGCTCAGAACCAACATCCACCTTCAAGGCAGCGCCGCATGTTTGCCCCCCATCATGTTTCCGTTAAGGAGGCACTGCTGCATCCAGTCTCCTCCGCCGCCACCAAGCGCTTG aGGAACAAGGAGGACGTGTCCTGTCGACCAGCCAAGAATAGACGCAAGGGGAGGACCACCAAAGCCAGG GAGAGTAAGAACCTGAAGCCAGGATGCTGGCCTCGTCCACCGGTGAATTATTGCATCCTCATTGCCTTGGCGCTTAAGAGCAGCCACACTGGGAGCCTCAAAGTCCAGCAGATTTACAACTTCACCAG AGAGCACTTCCCCTTTTTTCAGACCGCTCCAGACGGCTGGAAGAACACCATTCGACACAACTTGTGCTTTAGCAACAGCTTCTGCAAAACCTGCAACCAACTGTGCAGAGATGGAAAGAGGAAGTCGTGTTTTTGGCATCTGACCATGGATGGCCATCGCCGGCTAAAAGACGAGATCCGTGCACTGGCAGGAGACTCCTTGAAACAGCTGGAGCGGAGCATGTCACACCCAG ATATAATTTGGAGTTTACTTGCATTGTGA
- the LOC131459457 gene encoding secretory phospholipase A2 receptor-like, producing MNLEDYRAWTGLHKLSDEDEFSWVHGDSTYRNWAHDQPQVQEGSDYCAVVHYGCHCFYSELCNRRAYFICSKFHDDHTGNFVPQSKTWEEAVDYCDNMPGYHNMPFFTSSDDMDSAFQPQDFPVWTGLYRHGGTWKWSKGFSEYRNWSPSQPENNNDCVSISSLGKQMSVQDCSAQFPFICFHDNLVLVKENKTWEEALEHCRALGNHDLVSVQPGSDLDFIMTRVMEADTEKVWTGLRFLAGQWLWVNQADMSYSGLPDCPLEWQHCGALSKDDGENIKIRECSERRNFLCYKI from the exons ATGAATTTGGAAGACTATAGAGCATGGACTGGTCTGCATAAACTGTCGGATGAAGACGAGTTCAGTTGGGTTCATGGAGATAGCACTTATCGCAACTGGGCACACGATCAGCCACAAGTGCAAGAAGGCAGTGATTACTGTGCTGTTGTCCATTACGGCTGCCACTG tttttatagTGAACTCTGTAACAGAAGAGCCTACTTCATCTGTTCAAAATTCCACGACGACCATACAGGCAACTTTGTACCTCAGTCGAAGACATGGGAAGAGGCCGTGGACTACTGCGATAATATGCCAGGATACCACAATATGCCATTTTTCACCAGCAGCGATGACATGGACAGTGCTTTTCAACCACAGGATTTTCCAGTCTGGACTGGACTGTACAGACATG GGGGAACATGGAAGTGGAGCAAAGGGTTTTCTGAGTACAGAAATTGGTCACCCAGTCAACCAGAGAACAACAATGACTGTGTCTCCATCTCCTCTCTGGGCAAGCAGATGTCGGTGCAAGATTGCTCGGCCCAATTTCCCTTCATCTGCTTTCACGATAACCTGGTCCTGGTAAAGGAGAACAAGACCTGGGAGGAGGCACTAGAACACTGTAGGGCCCTCGGCAATCATGACCTGGTCAGCGTGCAGCCTGGAAGTGACCTAGACTTCATAATGACAAGGGTCATGGAGGCTGACACTGAGAAG GTGTGGACAGGCCTTCGTTTCTTGGCAGGTCAGTGGCTGTGGGTGAACCAGGCAGATATGTCGTACTCTGGCCTGCCTGACTGCCCCCTCGAATGGCAGCACTGCGGAGCATTATCTAAAGATGACGGAGAGAATATAAAGATCAGAGAATGTTCAGAGAGGAGGAATTTCCTTTGTTATAAAATCTAG
- the LOC131459459 gene encoding lymphocyte-specific protein 1-like encodes MSESIRRRSSSRQLLQNLISLTAQRSQEDAEEVERERRRRAREKEREEGSPSCAVATHHDNLTHSVASDCDLKPSYSLVLEEDEGFGDWSHRLENRNEQEVMKQPPLAPQLIPGSKEEKQQEDAEEAQEPERSNGSHEASTMAVEKMSESKKEIKTSFSSSVFLPQDIRLQQTSGHKADRASYLAAGTMSGWACRVDGEEEQGEQEEREEEAVQPTLETEWSAETSHYHSVDDPAEEQQIFTHEQREELHHMGQQRRREGEEEGGEEGEHNKPDKGSVERTERKSEEVDGSSAISLCSSDGEEALNCYGPMSPTFKKLLIQFYPDEINTRVSPDGKCMIIERAESLKRSANIKKTLPTVTVSKIDKKLEQYTHAIELSSKEGRMGGQALTDVISPPEPVASKKNLFEAGEAWNQTSISVAASKEIKSGGVLNKKNLWESLGDILSPGRDGKESSPGKGYKFMVTGHGKYEKVDSSSIKDASCQSATEFYEDL; translated from the exons ATGTCAGAGTCCATCAGAAGGAGGAGTTCCAGCAGACAGCTCCTGCAGAACCTCATCAG TTTGACGGCCCAGCGGAGCCAGGAGGACGCTGAAGAGGTGGAGCGAGAACGAAGGAGGAGAGccagggagaaggagagagaggaggggagccCGTCCTGCGCGGTGGCAACTCATCACGACAACCTCACACACAGTGTGGC TTCGGACTGTGATCTAAAGCCCAGCTACAGCTTGGttctggaggaggacgagggctTTGGTGACTGGAGTCACAGGTTGGAGAACCGTAATGAACAGGAGGTGATGAAACAGCCGCCCCTAGCGCCGCAGTTGATACCAGGGTCAAAGGAGGAGAAACAGCAGGAGGACGCAGAAGAGGCACAGGAGCCAGAGAGAAGCAATGGATCACATGAAGCTTCAACAATGGCTGTGGAGAAG atGTCAGAGAgcaaaaaggaaataaagacgTCATTTAGCTCGTCAGTTTTTCTGCCACAGGACATCAGACTGCAACAGACCTCAGGCCATAAAGCAGACAGAGCGTCATACCTGGCGGCAGGAACAATGAG TGGATGGGCCTGCAGGGTTGATGGGGAGGAGGAACAGGGGGAGCAAGAAGAGCGGGAGGAAGAAGCAGTGCAGCCCACCTTGGAGACAGAATGGTCTGCAGAAACCTCACACTACCACAGTGTTGATGACCCTGCAGAGGAACAACAGATCTTTACACATGAGCAGAGGGAAGAGCTCCACCACATGGGACAGCAAAGAcgcagggagggggaggaggaggggggagaagaGGGAGAACACAACAAACCAGACAAG GGCTCAGTGGAGAGAACAGAAAGGAAGAGTGAGGAGGTGGATGGAAGTTCTGCCATTTCTCTTTGCAGCAGTGACGGCGAGGAGGCGTTAAACTGCTATGGGCCCATGAGCCCAACATTCAAG AAACTCCTCATACAGTTTTACCCA GATGAAATCAACACCAGAGTCTCACCAGATGGTAAATGCATG ATCATAGAGAGAGCCGAGTCTCTGAAGagaag CGCCAACATAAAGAAGACGCTGCCAACTGTTACTGTTTCCAAGATTGACAAGAAACTGGAGCAGTACACACACGCTATCGAG CTCTCCTCAAAGGAAGGCAGGATGGGTGGTCAGGCACTGACAGACGTGATAAGTCCTCCGGAACCTGTTGCCTCTAAGAAGAACCTGTTTGAGGCCGGAGAGGCCTGGAACCAAACCTCCATCTCAGTCGCAGCATCCAAG gAAATCAAATCAGGTGGAGTTTTGAACAAGAAAAATCTATGGGAGAGTCTTGGTGACATATTATCTCCTGGGAGGGATGGAAAG GAGAGCTCCCCTGGTAAAGGTTACAAGTTCATGGTGACTGGTCACGGCAAGTATGAGAAGGTCGACAGCAGCAGTATTAAAGACGCGAGCTGTCAGTCTG CTACAGAGTTCTATGAGGATTTGTAA
- the LOC131459453 gene encoding mucin-2-like — protein MDVSYSNGLEQYPPPLLPKPGKDNAKLQKIKKKRAKKKGSLSQTPVPFRTCLSPVNEASTDLEHSDQSSPPKTPDSVYIADSSLSNFPFNSLDNHSASAFSQPQSTPLGQTDSFPPKSHTSVISEEQVAPLYECSSFLFDDASPFMMPPSSSPPPSSPEQVPAPILPLHLNMTLNSHGSTTIACPVTVLQSSPKISTHSLTLSPATPNCGPGTAPSQVTNLPPVPLLLSRSNTQAQPFVPRQRETNTISKDSSQSQMPSSITRSSINGNFVPNQSPPEITASKISLVEAVKESKSDTPQSRIYTSKATFYEISKPLSMEDLTHLNPTNHGAPFSTLYRDKVAVSVMKTDQKLPVSKTHSGRPKTPSWRPSVSTPIFEISKPNPLLFTASPAFNCSQDLQVPAAHYGTSQLNLAIQTSSISKPPVATEELKGNDDFQITSNIKQSNISEEIKIQQNGRSTINVIVANTELHHQVNLASSITAPESDGLKPTLMEPVNSKLKTVAESEASSLPKVPSFLTLSNNLTPMAMISMQTATSPSPISSVNSPPVFGARKSLTSLLETQMTLATSKPKSRSTYYGLTPTEYAAYGGIRNIASYHSPAASRVNETSLNKVQTEVPVHGSNFPECDVRKPLSGHQDLPSSLDVSSAHSLQSLSSPKASQHPADMIVTCSKDVFEGSLPEVHSIGNQTLKTSNMDAIKPEFPLGSAQTIIQQSTNEVSTPKASYPKSPIPLPKAGLSLSQSSTPKQRNITVISAKSWTQRQGHSEDQSHDCTDESPSSRTLHEVSDITCIFNC, from the exons ATGGATGTCAGCTACAGTAATGGGCTGGAGCAGTACCCTCCACCCTTACTGCCAAAACCAGGCAAAGACAATGCAAAACTTCAAAAAATTAAGAAGAAGAGAGCCAAGAAAAAAGGCAGTCTCTCTCAGACTCCCGTCCCTTTTCGCACCTGCTTGTCGCCTGTCAATGAAGCGAGCACAGACCTTGAGCACAGTGACCAGTCCAGCCCACCAAAGACACCAGATTCTGTCTACATTGCAGACTCCTCCCTGTCCAATTTTCCCTTCAACTCGCTTGATAATCACTCTGCATCTGCATTTTCCCAGCCTCAGAGCACCCCCCTTGGCCAAACTGATAGTTTCCCCCCCAAGTCACACACAAGTGTGATTTCTGAAGAGCAGGTGGCTCCTCTATATGAGTGCTCCTCGTTTTTATTCGATGATGCGTCTCCTTTCATGATGCCACCTTCGTCTTCACCACCCCCATCATCACCTGAGCAGGTCCCTGCACCAATTCTTCCATTACATTTGAACATGACATTAAATTCCCATGGGTCCACCACAATAGCCTGTCCAGTCACTGTGTTGCAGTCCAGCCCTAAAATATCAACTCACAGTCTGACCCTATCCCCAGCCACCCCCAACTGTGGCCCAGGCACGGCACCTTCTCAAGTTACAAACCTACCTCCTGTTCCATTGCTGCTATCACGTTCAAACACCCAGGCACAACCTTTTGTtcccagacagagggagacaaacACCATTTCAAAGGACAGCTCTCAGAGCCAGATGCCATCTTCAATTACCAGATCTTCCATTAATGGCAACTTTGTTCCAAACCAAAGTCCCCCTGAAATAACTGCCTCAAAGATATCACTTGTTGAAGCAGTGAAAGAGTCAAAATCTGACACACCACAAAGCAGGATTTATACatcaaaagcaacattttatgAGATTTCTAAACCTCTCTCCATGGAGGACCTTACACATTTAAACCCAACCAACCATGGAGCACCGTTTTCTACCCTATACAGAGACAAAGTGGCTGTGTCAGTAATGAAAACTGATCAGAAACTGCCTGTATCAAAGACCCACAGTGGAAGACCTAAGACCCCCTCTTGGAGACCATCTGTGTCCACACCTATTTTTGAAATATCAAAACCGAACCCACTTTTATTCACTGCAAGTCCTGCTTTCAACTGCTCCCAAGATTTACAGGTCCCTGCTGCACATTATGGAACATCACAGCTTAATTTAGCCATTCAAACTAGCAGTATAAGTAAACCTCCTGTTGCCACAGAGGAACTGAagggaaatgatgattttcaaataacatcaaacatcaaacaatCCAACATTTCCGAAGAGATAAAGATTCAACAAAACGGAAGGAGCACAATAAATGTAATTGTTGCCAATACTGAACTGCACCACCAAGTGAATTTAGCATCGAGTATCACTGCACCTGAATCAGATGGGCTCAAACCAACACTGATGGAACCTGTCAATAGCAAGCTAAAAACAGTCGCAGAAAGTGAGGCTTCATCTTTACCAAAAGTTCCATCATTTCTGACACTATCAAACAATCTCACACCTATGGCAATGATTTCAATGCAAACAGCAACTAGCCCAAGCCCCATTTCCTCTGTTAATTCTCCTCCTGTGTTTGGGGCACGCAAATCCTTAACGTCGCTATTggaaactcaaatgaccttagCCACCTCAAAGCCAAAATCACGATCAACATATTATGGCCTTACTCCAACTGAGTATGCGGCCTATGGTGGGATTAGGAATATAGCATCATATCACAGCCCAGCAGCCAGCAGGGTTAATGAAACCTCATTAAACAAAGTACAGACAGAAGTACCTGTACATGGTTCAAACTTCCCTGAGTGTGATGTGAGAAAACCACTCAGTGGACATCAGGATCTTCCCTCTTCATTGGATGTTTCTTCTGCACACAGTTTGCAATCTCTGTCGTCTCCAAAGGCTTCACAGCATCCAGCTGACATGATCGTCACATGCAGCAAAGATGTGTTTGAGGGAAGTCTCCCAGAAGTTCACAGCATtggaaatcaaacactgaaaacatctaACATGGATGCAATAAAACCTGAGTTTCCTCTTGGCTCGGCACAGACAATAATTCAACAATCCACAAATGAAGTATCCACACCAAAAGCCTCATACCCCAAGTCTCCAATACCATTACCTAAAGCAG GCCTCAGTCTCAGTCAAAGCTCCACCCCAAAACAGAGGAACATCACCGTCATCTCAGCAAAAAGCTGGACACAAAGACAAGGACATTCTGAAGACCAAAGCCACGACTGCACAGATGAAAGCCCCAGCAGCCGAACCCTGCACGAAGTCAGCGACATCACCTGTATCTTCAACTGCTGA